In Paenibacillus sonchi, a single genomic region encodes these proteins:
- the budA gene encoding acetolactate decarboxylase, translated as MKNHVIYQVSTMIALLSGQYDGSVSFGKLKEYGDFGIGTFHQLDGEMIAFDGGFYHLYPDGSARPASLEESTPFSTVTFFEQDQTLLVHTPLARSELEQVIHTLLPSPNIFYAIRIDGHFREVHTRTVSHQDKPYKPFVEVTENEPPFHFSNEDGVIAGFWMPAFAQGIGVSGYHLHYINDARNGGGHVLDFIVEHCTISICSSEDFRLKLPHNDDYLKADLAAASLNEDIAAAEGPR; from the coding sequence ATGAAAAATCATGTGATTTATCAGGTTTCCACAATGATTGCCCTGCTGAGCGGCCAGTATGACGGATCAGTGAGTTTTGGCAAGCTGAAAGAATACGGAGATTTCGGCATCGGGACCTTCCATCAGCTGGACGGTGAAATGATTGCCTTCGACGGAGGCTTCTATCATCTGTACCCGGACGGCAGCGCCAGACCAGCAAGTCTGGAAGAGAGCACCCCCTTCTCTACCGTGACCTTCTTTGAGCAGGATCAGACGCTGCTGGTGCACACACCCCTGGCCCGGAGCGAGCTTGAACAGGTGATCCATACGCTCTTGCCGAGTCCAAATATATTTTATGCGATCCGAATCGACGGACATTTCCGCGAGGTGCACACACGCACTGTTTCGCATCAAGACAAGCCTTACAAGCCCTTTGTTGAGGTGACGGAGAACGAGCCGCCGTTCCATTTCTCTAATGAGGACGGAGTGATCGCCGGCTTCTGGATGCCAGCGTTTGCCCAGGGGATCGGAGTCTCAGGATATCATTTGCATTATATTAACGATGCCCGCAACGGAGGAGGACATGTTCTTGACTTTATAGTGGAGCACTGCACGATATCGATTTGCAGCAGTGAGGATTTCCGGTTGAAGCTACCGCACAATGATGATTATTTAAAAGCCGATTTAGCTGCTGCTTCACTCAATGAAGATATAGCAGCCGCCGAAGGCCCTCGCTAA